The sequence GGATAGAGAAGagtagcgaacaacgttttgaccttcttcggtcatcgtcaggttcacaaagaaagaaagaggtaactgaccggaagctgaccacatgtttggaaggggttgtgtaactgagtgtcggaatgtagagggcggtattagatgtttgaatatataatttatttttttattttattttaatataggtataaaggtgtttttttatattggtttattttgggtttaagttgttgtataagtaaggcttcttttattttgcatttgtttatgtctgtttctttatttagtatttgagtgttttctatggttatgttgcgtttatttgacttacagtgttcgaaaacatgtgaaggtgactttttatgttcgttgaatctggtttccatttttctacttgtttctccaatatagaaattgtggcagttatcacattgtattttataaataatgttggtgtggtgtttgtcagtgtagtttttacatagtataaaccttagttttgtgcccgggtttttaataaatttgatattaactggaatgtcatattttgttactagtttttgccaaatgacTGAAAATAGCGATAAACAGAGTGTTTGAGTTTAACGTATGAGTGCATGGCATACAAATCGTATTTGTGTATCCGTCACAGCTTCGAATTCACGAAGGTTATTAGGTTAACTAATATGATTTCTCCttatttctccaagcccgttcccttggctgtggtttcgctagatagtagatagggacagtgggaatctcgttaatcctttcatgcgcgtcactaattagatgacgaggcatttggctaccttaagagagtcatagttagtCATATGATAATATTAGTTAAcgagatgacgagaaacccacttgaaataaaagtgtatctcagaacgactggtatggatattgacacgtttattaataaggagagaacaacgtttcgacattcctaggtcatcttcagattttCTAGGTCTCTTTTAATACCAAATATgtgtttaaaaagtttcaaagtaatgttaaaacataaaaatattatgtttgaaaatgttatgtATTCTTAAGTAGCCGAttttaagaaaaagtaaataattaaaagtttcttgggtgtataattttgttatttggttTCATTATATTTGTCAAGCCAAGATGACCTAAATCTGATTTTAACTTAGAAATTAGTGCAGAACTCATTAACAAAACATGCATGTCTGACATATCATATcaagaatatattataatttaaaccaaAGGTAAAACTTCAGATTAAAATCTGTTCTCTTTTCTCCTCGATATTTTTTATGTGTCacagaaaaatatacatatgaaatGTTATTGCCAATGGACCAGAGATGACGTATAATGTCCTTTTCTTGGGGTTGAGGGTGGAAAAGATGTTATTTGTGTATCTACAAACATAGTGCATTAAGCCCATTTTTGAATTGTTTCCTGGATTGCTCATAACGTCATTGATTCCAGACTTGTCTTAAACTGTACAAATTGTCTCAAATTTCCTTTCTCGTCTATCAAGCAAACTGGCGTATTTAATAACTTGACACTCAGCAATAGCATCAAAACTGAGTGTGCATAGGACTTGTAACTGGAGACAGTGTACGTTCTGGCAGTGTCTCTGTATAACCAAACTGGTCAGCAGGCGATATTATAATGTCATGGataatcatttaaacttatataaatacttattttgtttgcattttaaattaaaagctgTCAAACTGTCATGCCGACTTGTGATGGTGAAATACCTTTCAAAGGGATTCGCATATATACTCTGAGGCTAGATGTAAACATCCACGCCAGTTTGATGCCACCCATTGTAACTTAATATACTATAGAAGGGAAAAGTTTTACTTTCTTGTGAAATGTAACACTCTCTATCATCGACTATTGGTTACAGTATGTGTAACAGTTAATGCTATAACACTATGTTCCCTTTGTTCTTTCCGATCGTGACTTAGATGGACGACTGTCACTCTCAGCCATATTACATGGTCTGCCAGTTCGAACTTCAACATATAGCATAAGGCGGCTGCAAGTCCACATGCTCTTCAATGATAAATAGTGACTGGCCAATCTAATCTATTTATATTGAtgatctgctgtgtccactgcagagAATCGAAGTCTgtattttagcactgtaagtatGTAAACTTACCTCTTTCTCAACAGGGTACAGTTACGAGTGaagatttattttacatttttcatcatAAATTATAAGTGATCCTGAAAATGCGACGGTACCTTTTGGATAGGAAGTCCGACAGAAATACACAAGTTACTAAACTGGCACTTTGactataaaagaaaataaccaaAATCAACTACGCTATATATAATACCTGttgatctaaaaataaaataaaaacctgtttaaaaatctaaaaaaaagttgttaaaatgAGTCAGTGTGTAAAATATCTGTTGAAAAATGACACTTTTGTATTCTGACTGATAATTTAGACAATAATTTAGCATAAAGTTtccattttatgttatttacatttcaCTCCGACTGAAAATAGCGATAAGCAGAGTGTTTGAGTTTAACCTATGAGTGTATGGCATACTAATCGTATTTGTGTATCCGTCACAGCTTCGAATTCACGAAGGTTATTAGGTTAACTAATATGATAATATAGGCTGGACAGCGCCTACTGACGATTGTAGTTTTGAaaacgttttgtgtgtgtgttattgatCGTTCATCTGAATTACTTTGAGGATTAGGTAAGAGACGAATTGGTTGCCTTGGTTCGCGGACTTCGTTCTGTCGAGTTTGTCAACAGGGCCTGGTGGGTGGGTCTCAAAGAAGCCTGTGCCTACTTGGTGCGACAAGCAGGCATACGGCATTCACGAGCTCGCCGTCTGGCCTTGCGAGGCAAGCAGTACATCTTAGCTGCCTTGGTTCGTGGCAGGCAGATGAATCACTGGGTCCTCTCGGACATTAAGAACCTTCGCAGGTATATAGATTTGGATTATTCCAAACTTTTCCGTGTGGCAAGCGTATCTAGTCTGATGGAATCTCTTGATCCCAGAAATATTAATCGAGTTTCACTGTACAAGGCACAGGAGATGGCCAAGACCAGAAACATCTCCAGTCTGGTGTTGGATAATGGTGAATCGTTATCTGATATCTCTGACATTCTAAACGCGTGCCTCGGCTATTACCGCCGTTTATATTCGGTTTCACCCGTGTACGAGGGGTTGTGGGACGACATTACTCAGTTTTTGCCCTCCGTCGACTCTTCCTTTCAAGTACAGCTGGTGAAACCCATCAGTTTGGGTGAATGTTGGTCGGCCATTCGGTTCATGCCGCTTGGTAAGTGTTCAGGGCCGGATAGACTGCCGGTAGAATTCTACTGCCACGTGTGGCATGTTGTCGGACCCTATTTCATCAGACTTTTTAACAGTTGTCTGGTCACGGGGTCTATGCCGCTGGGAACGCTGGATGGGCTCATTACTTTTATCTTTAAGGATTCCAGCCAATCCGAAGATCTTTCCTCGTGGTGTCCCATATCTCTCTTGAACGTGGACgcaaaaattatttctaaagttcTGTGTGCCTGTTTGGGTGCAGTTATGCCTTCCTTAGTTGCACTCAGACGTGTAACGTGCGGGGCAGAAGCATCCAACAAATTCTGGTGCTTCTTAGGGATCTATCCATTACATCATGGATAGGGATAACCCTGCGATCTTTGTGTCCCTCGACCAGTGTAAAGCTTTTGATCGAGCTCACCACATATTTTTGTGGTGAATTCTGGAGAGGTGTGGCTTTCCTCCTGTCTTTGACCAGTACGTGCAAGCCTTGTACGCGACCGCTTCCCGCAGGCTCTTGATTAACAGATAAATGACGTTTTCTTTTTCTATCTTACAGGAAATTTGTCAGGGTTGTCCGTTGTCCCCCTCGCCTTATGCGTTGGTGATGGAGTGCTTGCTCTCTTATCTGTACTACTCGGTCTTGGTGCGTGGCCTCCAGTTGCCGGGGGTACGAGTGTCAAATACGTCTATCATGCAGATAATGTAAATCTGTTCCTTGCGAACTTAACGTCGTTAACTCCACCATTACTCTCAGGCCAGTGTTGCCCAGCTCAACTATGCCAAGTTTTGGGCTCGGGGATTGGGCAAATGGGCCTCGTCTGTTGACTACTCGTTTGGACTGGACTGTACCTTCTCCCTAATCACTTGCCTTGGAGTTCGTTTTCTCGTGTGCCCCGAGGTTGCCTAGGGGGAGGTGCAGTGTGTCAGTTTGGTAATGCACGATTACTGCTACTGCCATGCTATCTTGTTTGGCAATGCAGAGGTGGTGAGGAGGAGGATGCCTCCCCTGATCTGGTATCTTGGGGCTGTTCTTTCTCTGGATGACTGCACTGCACGGGCTATTGAGCGCCATGTCTTTACCTTCCGGTGATGTGGCAAGCCTGAGGCTGTACCTCAGCTTTCTTTCACCCTGCCGCCTCGCAGGGGAAGTCTGGGCACACCATGTTTCCGAACCCAGTGTCTTTCTCTCTTACTGTGTACCACCTTTCGCTATCTATCCTTGGAGAGTCATCCTGGTTGCCACCTCATTAGATTCTTGGTTAGCACGGGAGGCAGGCTCTTTGGTGTTTCAATGAACCTGTAAACACCAATATGTTTTGGCCCCCTTCCTGGCATGTGGACTAATTAATGTATATGCACCAGCAGACCACACAATTAGAACAATTTTCTACAAAAATCTTAAGCAGTACCTATACACAACAAATGAAATTATACTAGTAGGGAATTTTAACTGTGTGTTAGATCATCGAATAGATAAAATAGGAGGTAATGGAGAAAAAATAACCCTGGAGCAAAACCGTTACAAGacattattaatacttttcaatTCAAAGACGCATGGACACATTTAGAAGATGACAGCCCAGTTTTACCTTTCTGGAGCGGTAATGGAGTGGGAACTACATTGGATAGATTCTATGTTTCCGAAGCTTTACTCCTAAAGACAGACAAAATAACAGTTAGTCCGACAGGTAGCCCAAAAAATTATGTCAGCGACCGCAATTATGTGACGTTAAAATTTAACATAGGAGAAACACAATTAAGACGCAGGGGATGTTGGAAAAATAACGTATCTCTGCTTGGGAAAGACCATGTCATGGAGGAAGTTAGCACTTCGCTGAAGGAGCACTGTGGCACCACAAAATACGACGCTGTCTGATAGGAAGATCTGAAAACCAGAATGGCAGTTAGGGGTCAACATCTAGGAAAGACAACAGgaaaaagatacataaaatagAGAGACAGCTAACTAGTTTAGCAAGATATTCAAATGGcgacccaaactttttagaatCAATAGAAATCTTAAAACACGAACTAGACGATCTTAATAATGAAAGAATAGAAGGCCTTAAAATAAGAACAGGTATAAAGATTTAGACAGTGAAAAAACCTACAACAGTGAATTTTATAGACAGTTTAAGACCAAACTTAAACAATTCAACATAACAGTACTCAAAAATACAGAAGATCAGACTATCACCGACCAAAAAGAAATAgaggaaataatattaaaattttataaagatttatataaaacGAAAGAAGTAGATGAAAGTAAGTGGGCGGAGGTTACAAAATTCCTCACCACCATTTCAGCAGAAACAACCAGTCTTGCtaaattgtttgaaataatagAGATCACTGCTGTGACGAAACGGTTCAGCAAGAAAAAAGGCCCAGGCCCGGATGGACTCCCAGCTGAGTTCTACGAACGGTTCTGGGGAATAATAGGAAAACCCtttacaaatatcataaataacagtttaaaaagaaGCAAGTTACCCCCATCTCTTACGGAAGGCATAATCAGCTTGCACTGTAAGAAGGACTCTTCGGATCTGATAAAAGATTACTGACTTACACTCAGCAATGTCgactataaaatatttactaaatgcATAAATAATAGAAATTCAAGCGTTctaaataaattagttaaatcAACACAAATCTCTGCAGTTCCTGGAAGAGACGTATTATTTAATGTCAACATGCTCCaggatataatacaaatattcaatTGCAAAGGTACTCCTACTTGTATGATCTCACTAGATCAGGAGAAAGCctttgaaaaaatatatcataaatttttgttttatatcctaaAGAAGTACAATTTTCCACAGAAACTAATTAAATGGATAGAACTAACATATAAAAAGGTAAccgcaaaaataaatataaacggaCACTTGAATGACAGGCTGGAAATTGAGACAGGAGTAAAACAAGGATGTCCCCTTTCTCCAACTTTATATGTATTAGTAATTGAAACTTTTTTCAATAGTGTTAACGCGGACCCATAAATAACAGGAGTTCACATCTCAGGTAATTACGGCATTCAGCAAAAATGTCTTGCACACGCTGATGACGTAACCCTGTTTTTAACCACAGAAAAAGCTATTTCAAAAAGCATGCAGACACAGGATATATATTGTAGTGCGAGTGGAGCCAAAATAAACAAGGAAAAATCTAAAGATTTATGGCTAGGTAGATGGATAATCAGAAATGACTCCCCCATAATATCAGCTGGACAAAAACCCTGATTAAAATATCAGGAACATCGCTGGGTCCATACGACTCAATAGTTTACAACTGGAAGCTCAAAATCGCAGAAAtagaaacacaaatatataactGGAGAGAAAACGAATTGCCATTTCTAGCCAAAGCACAAGCTATAAAACAAGTCATATATCCAAGTCTGATATATCTAGACAGAATATTTCCACCCCCAgagatggaaataaaaaaaaataaatagaaaaatttacaattttgtttggGATTCCAAAAGGCCTATCAAGAGAAATAGTTAACTTCCCGACTAACGAAGGAGGCCTAGGATTACCCAAGCTGGATAATTACCTACCTCACACCCGTCATTATACAGAACACGTGTGAAATTATGGGGTCTCAACACAACTGTGCTCTTTTCTATAACTATACAGTTGGTTTTAACACCAAATTTTACGTAAATAAAGACAAATCGCAAGCATTACGAACAGAAACTCCACCAGCCTACCTAAAAAATATGATAGCAGAAACAAAAACGGTAACGAATAAGAATCCATTAACTCAACTAAACAAAATGCTCTTTTCTATAACTATACAGTTGGTTTTAACACCAAATTGTACGTAAATAAAGCCAAACCGCAAGCGCTACGAGCAGAAACTCCACCAGCCTACCTAAAAAATATGATAGCGGAAACAAAAACGGTAACGAATAAGAATCCAATAATTCAACTAAACAAAATGCCAACAGTAAAGATTTACGAAATTCTAATAGATAAAATACAAGCCAAAATAGTGAAGGAATGCCCACACATCAACTGGAAGACAGCATGGACCACAACAAGTAACGGAAAAATAGAAACCAAAAGAAAAgacctaaattataaaatagcACATAATATAGTAACCATTAAAGACAGATTAAACAGACAGAAAGTCATTAAATCAAACAAATGTCCGTACTATCAGTgcatagaaacaacaaaatatgctTCCTATGACTGCGCCCATGTAAAAGTATTTTGGCGAAAGATATCTGACATTTTCCCCACGGGTTTGATTAGTTACACTATAGTCGTCTTCAATGCTCCACTACCTGTGAAAAATAACCAGAAATTCTCTTTCCTTTTTTTGGTGAGTAAATTTAACTATTAGATATGGTCCGCAAGATGCAAAGCTGTATAAGAAAACGTAAAGGAAAGCGTTTCGGTGGTGATAAGAAGAATCAGATCAAATATGAAAATTAGGTGAAAAATCGATAAGCATCGAAAAACAAATGAAGAACTTAACAAGATATGGGCCCGGAAGAGTCGAAAGTAATGGAAACGAAAGGCGGATTCATATATCTCAAATTCTAAATTCATGTCGAAGCAAAAAACACACGCTGATTTCAAGTGGACGACGGAGGAGGCAACCACGGCGGACCGGCCAACGCTGGAGCTGCAAAGCTGGTTAATGAGTGTGTTTGTGTACTTCACATGTGTAGGTGCTTGAACAAATGGCTCGTGGACCGTAATAATAGTGACTTTGACTACACGTGTGAAGTTGCGTATTGGATTCCCCAAATGTGTTCAACCCCTTGTCAACATACGGCAGGAAATCCAGAGGCAACTGCGAAAAAGGATTGCTGCAAAACAAGATACATGGAAAACGGCAACTAAAGTAAGTAGGATAAGTAATTTACGTAACTTTAATTCGTGTTGACTGGGGTTGCAGGGCAGGCTGGAGACATAACCTATCCGCTTCTCACAGTAAGGGTTTAGTTAGAATAGTTAGCATGTTATCTAAGTTGAGGGAGTGGAGGCTGAATACAGGAGATGGAGTTTGGAAGCCTACCTTTACGGATATGCTTGGCGGCGGACGACGAAGGAACCCCTGTGTGGTTAACTGTCGAGTGGATAGTTCGCTACGCTGGCGGGTGTTGGGTACATGGAGGTGAGCCTGGAATACTCAGGTCAGTGACGGAAGCCGACTCTTTGAGAAAGGAAAGACCTGCATGTTCAAGAACTGACTTGGAGTCAGGCGACCACACAAACTTGATAACCCGGAGTAATGATCCGAAGTTTAAATTCCGAGCAAAAATCGAATGTAAACTATGGCCAAGTTCCAATGGCAAAGTCAAcatgtaaagtttaaaaattaatatcattggcaattgttgtaaataaaataatgatagttACTAGCTCTTCTAGCACAGGATTCTAGATAGAGTTATCTTTATCACCCAACCCCCTTTCGTGCTTAGAACAAACATTTGTGGGAAGATGACGTTTAAAAAGTAGGAAAATTATAGGTAAGTTTTAGGTAGGGTTGCGTAAACGTGTTGCCCACAGAAACACCACCTTTTCCGGATCCCACCACTCTCGGCTGAGACCATCTTATACCACGTACCGGTCCCTGTGCCCACCCACTTGGTCTTTTGATTCCAGTATACATTAACAATCTGCTTGTTCGAAACGAATTAGTTTTCAAACAGGCATCGGTGTCGTACTCTAAGATACTGGGTAAGGCCAGGTATAGGCTGTTACTCCGTCTCGAGGTGGACTATTAGCGGCTGAGCTCCAGGGACTTTTTCCATCATTAGCGGCGGACGTTTCGCCTCTCTGTGGATTGGTGGGGGGTCGCATCATATATGTACAGTGTATAtacgttttgattttttttttttgtcatgattCATGCCctgtaaattttattgtaaatacattcaaaattaaCAACTTCGAATTTACGAAGGTTATTAGGTTAACGAATATGAAAATATAGGCTGGACAGCGCCTACTGACGATcgtagttttaaaaacattttgtgtgtgtgtgttattctaAGATGAAGTGGCATTTAACTACTTCATAAATCTGAAAGTCTTCACGGGATCTTCCAGTTTCACTACTGTTAGCAATGGAAGCCATGACTCATAGTTTGCATTAGTGCCCAATTCATCTTTGGTAGTATTTCCGATCTGCTGAGTTGAACAAAGGTAGGATTCGTATACATTCATTAAAATGGCTTTTTACATTTAGCATGTGGATGCGGCTATACtgtaatattgaatatttataactGTGAAGATAACATCCATAAAAATGGCAGTAGTCACCTCAGTAAATCATTACAGACGAGACCAACAGAAATATAATTCTGTCGGATTCAACTTCCGACTGATTACGTGTAAGGATGTACAGATTCTGAAAATTTAAAAGTGGCAAACCTATAAACGTTCAGTATCATGTGTAAGTGTTAagtgtatatttgtgtttgtaaacTAATGTTTAAAACGTTAGTATTGTCATTTTCCCCttattaaataaagtagtacTAGTAGAAAACTTGATTGAGAATGTAAACACGGACAACCTTCATACAGAAAGCGGACATTAATAATGTCGTACGTAGAAATTGTATTTAGTTATGTAAAATATCTCATTTTTGTGCAACTCTTTATTGTTATTATGGAAATACAAAGGGATAACGGGAAAAACcatttggttttagttgtttcatAATAGTATTGCAAATAAATATTAGTCTAAGCGGTACCTGAAGAACAGAAAAATTAACTACATCTATAAAGTTAGAATTTGTATTCAGCCATTTTAATGACCTTTTTTTGTTTAGCACGTGGAGATGGCTACATTGTAAGTTGTGAAATTTATAATTGTGAAAATGGCATCTGTAAGAACTAACAGTTCTTTTTCCacagttcttttgtttttgtattgcaaaaaatattagtatataatatttgaacaacagaaaaattaattataactacacAGACCTTTTCCAAGAACAGTTGTAAGTAACTGTTGAAGTTGAGAGATGTAGTTTGTACTGGAGTCTTATTTATCTCCCGTGTAGACATTAATGTCAGAATATGTATATAGAACTTTGATTAATGTTTAAGACTATTAGTAAAAAGGGTTGTCAAGATGTGCTTGCAAAATGTTTGGTTATTGAGCAGAGCAGTTTACCCCAATTGATTCAGCCATCAAGTTACCCAGCCATATAATGGGTGCTATTAGATATGCTATGGGCATCATATCTTTTGTGAAGTATGACACTTTTCCCATCTGGGTGTATTGTAAGAAGCTGAGGTTAAGTACCAACTTTATGTGCCTTTCAAGGCTTGATAACTATCAacttactatttataattaagtGTCCTGCATTGTGGTTACATCATATATACCCTTTTCTATAGCTTATATGGACTGCATTTGGtgtttcttttacaaatatttcagaGTTATGAATGCAAagaattaataaattttttatatagCAGTACAGAGGACACAATTTTCTTATTTGGTCAAAGTACaggtatttaaaatattcacataGTTAACTATTACCAATAGATTTTGTTAAGTTATGGTCATATGTCTTTCATTTCTCTTGGTTTCTTTAGTGGtgcatctatagaaatattacttttgttaaaatattgcAAGTGTTATTCAATAAGTAatacttatttataataaaaaaatgaagaatattgtgttttgttaaaacCACTTTCTCCATTTTTGTCTCTGATGGTTCTGGAATTTGTaccatgtttttgtttaaaaaaagctacatggtaataatatattataataaaataatcaatatgaATTAACTTTGAGTACTTGTTTTTCTATATTACACTTATGATATTAAGGGAACATACAGGTTAAAATAACACATAAGTACCAAAACCAAACCTCGTAGCCTGAATGCTTTACAATGATAGTTTTGAAAGCCTTCAGATTATTGTGTGTTTGGTaatgaattacattttatattgttatattgatgaaCTTTTAATAGGcttattattgtttaaacagaGCAATGAAATAGCAAACTTAATGGCACCACAAACTTATAATCTAATAACTTTTAAGGACTTATACTAACCgtaagataatttgtttgttatactTACTACTGGAGGTGTTTACCATGTATACATTGGAGTTGTTTAggcattaaaagaaataaatgtaccATACTAAAAACAAGTTTGTAACTATTGAACTGTGtttataaaactgatattaaGCATACTTTTCCATAGATGAAAACAGAAGAACTTGTATTGTCAGATGTTCATCTTTATTCTGATAACCAACCACAAGACAAATTTGAATCAATAGTGACATGTGTTACAGCAAGTGACAAAGTCAAGAGTCAGCTAAGAGGTACATGTGGAAAAAATATATGTGGATAAAAACTGAATTTgatgtaaaaaatattgtaaggATGTCAAGATAAAAAAAGAATTCAAGATTACCTTCTCTGCTCCACTGATCAAGGcaataaaatcaaactaaaagtaACTCTTCACATTCATATTCCAATCCAaccaaatttaaattaaactaacaaTGTGTCATATCATCAGGCATTTCATCTCCATATGTATAACTCttgcaaaacaaataatatttccaAACAGTAAGGATTCAAGTGCTTAAAATTATTACTCTAAtatgtaaattaacattttcaacatttttattccaATACTCAGACTACACGTACAGACTACAAGAGCTCCTAACATTTTTAAATACCTTAGTCAAGtcacttttatttcttatttgctccagagaaattatattaacatcattaaaCCTTTATTACAACCCGTACTTTATTGAATTCCAAGATTCTTTATCTGTGCTGCTtcaaacatgttatttttattgtaattaaaggaCTAAACTATAGAAAGTACTTCAAATAAGACCTCAACAAGACCTTATGAACAATTAGAGTAATTCTCCTGTATGTAGATTCAAAATCCATATATCTTGGGActctctttgttttatttttcaccataGACAAAATATCagttcaaagttttaaaaaacattcacctttataaaatcataaatatttccATATCactaatgttttctttcattacaagtgtatgtttttgaaatttttatattctGAATCCATCACTTTGtactttttatacttattttctatattctttCTCAGTTATTAAGACATAAGCTTTTGAGGACAAGGAACACTTTCAACGTGAGCTTTTTCTAAAATATTGCAATTGTTgctgaattttaaattattactgtCCAAAAAGCTGTCTGGATCACTGATATTAATGATAAACAGAAAAGGTCAAAAAAGAAATCTTTGGGACTCCATTTTCTACATTCTTCCAATTAGAAAATTGTTCATGTATCactcttataaatattttaacaacagtccATATCTTGACTTCCTCACTAATTCTATGACAAATCAATTTATATAGCACAAAACATAAGGTCTgacaatttcatatttttttccacAGTGGTAATGTCACACTTTGTATTTAAACTCCCAGTAATGCAGCAGTACAATAATAATGCCCTGGAATGGAAAGAACTATTATATGATGATGATGGTGATTTACTTGTTAAAAGAGAAGAGTCTGAGGAAAAGGAAGTAATATTATTAAGTAAGTGTTTAACTCAGTTTagtatgttatattttttctatttcgtGGGGAGAAATGGTTAATGTTAAGGAATTTTTGGGCTTGTTCTGACTTTTCAGTTGGAAACAAGTGCATGATCTAAGATGTTCACAAAATAGGGAATTAAGACACTAGTACAGTGTGAACTTTTTATTTGAATTCACTCAGTCACACGTTGCTAATCAactgtttttaacataatatgtGAACAATGGATCAAGATTTAGTTTACCTAAATCGTGTACTTTTACTGTAGACAAATTAACATTTATACATATAGTTAAAAATCTtgtttactaaaaattaaaaactttatagttGATTTATTAAGTTGAcagaatgaataatttttttatttttcaaattttcctGTTGCAGAGATAGACTAAACAGCTTATTTCATATTTAGGTGCATTTGTAGTAGTTGTTTATTGAAAGGGTAAATGAAGTTACaaatatgaattaatataaaacttctgAAATTATAACAAATGTTGTTCTAAGAAGTATTAGATTTATGAACCTGTTTACGGGTATTGATTTTGCCATGCTTGTG comes from Tachypleus tridentatus isolate NWPU-2018 chromosome 12, ASM421037v1, whole genome shotgun sequence and encodes:
- the LOC143234915 gene encoding uncharacterized protein LOC143234915, yielding MSLPSGDVASLRLYLSFLSPCRLAGEVWAHHVSEPSVFLSYCVPPFAIYPWRVILVATSLDSWYKDLDSEKTYNSEFYRQFKTKLKQFNITVLKNTEDQTITDQKEIEEIILKFYKDLYKTKEVDESKWAEVTKFLTTISAETTSLAKLFEIIEITAVTKRFSKKKGPGPDGLPAEFYERFWGIIGKPFTNIINNSLKRSKLPPSLTEGIISLHLTLTTRVKLRIGFPKCVQPLVNIRQEIQRQLRKRIAAKQDTWKTATKMKTEELVLSDVHLYSDNQPQDKFESIVTCVTASDKVKSQLRVVMSHFVFKLPVMQQYNNNALEWKELLYDDDGDLLVKREESEEKEVILLNHFLYTPLNLVGLQVWSGALLLSDYLLCYGHKILSEHSVLELGAGSGLCSIIAGMFSSFVFCTDFVDNVLEFSQNNVEMNKHMLGSFRKSNSNCEKSCPVVVKRFDWTKHECEVNLEDPWGWTMQEKDNLKRVTVILAADVIYDDNLTDAFFETAIRLMLQPPSKVLYITLEKRINFSFDVLDVVCPAYTYFYQYLQNLSLHSGHKNWDVQHISTCFPQLFQYDRTPQLELWRVEALLSK